A single region of the Silene latifolia isolate original U9 population chromosome 8, ASM4854445v1, whole genome shotgun sequence genome encodes:
- the LOC141595028 gene encoding LOW QUALITY PROTEIN: protein ANTHESIS POMOTING FACTOR 1 (The sequence of the model RefSeq protein was modified relative to this genomic sequence to represent the inferred CDS: inserted 6 bases in 3 codons; substituted 1 base at 1 genomic stop codon), translating to MVRDGGGGGGGGGGGVEGVEEAVAAETVVIVSGRISSMDFHRVSSYLVTASHDESIRLYDVANFTCLKTINSKKYGVDLVCFTSHPSTVIYSSKNGWDESLRLLSLNDHKYLRYFKGHHDRVVSLSLCARNESFISGSLDRSVLLXDQQAQKCQGLLCLMXRRATAYDDQGFAIAFGGYIRLFDTRKYEKGPFEMXAVGRDFSDANVVKFSNDGRFLLLTTIDGFIHVLDSFHGTLLCSYNVKPVSPNSTLEASFTPDGMFVISSSGYGGVYAWSIRSGKEAASWLSTEKEPHXFFPGSMTFATGSSELSFWVPDLSKLGTYARRK from the exons ATGGTGcgtgatggaggaggaggagggggaggTGGTGGAGGAGGAGTAGAGGGGGTCGAGGAGGCAGTGGCAGCGGAGACAGTCGTGATAGTT AGTGGAAGAATCAGTTCAATGGACTTTCACAGGGTCTCAAGTTACCTAGTCACGGCGAGTCATGATGAGTCCATCCGATTGTATGATGTTGCGAATTTCAC ATGCTTGAAAACCATTAATAGCAAGAAGTATGGTGTTGATCTGGTCTGTTTTACGTCTCATC CTTCAACAGTTATTTACTCGTCAAAGAATGGCTGGGATG AGTCTTTGcggcttctttctttgaatgACCACAAATACTTGCGATATTTTAAAGGTCATCATGATAG GGTGGTATCTCTAAGCTTGTGtg cccGTAATGAGTCGTTTATATCTGGTTCTCTAGACAGATCTGTGTTGCTTTAGGACCAACAGGCCCAGAAATGTCAG GGTTTGTTATGTCTAAT AAGGCGTGCTACTGCATATGATGATCAAGGATTTGCAATAGCTTTTGGAGGCTATATAAGATTGTTTGATACTCGTAAGTATGAGAAG GGACCTTTTGAAAT TGCTGTCGGGAGAGATTTTTCTGATGCAAATGTAGTCAAATTCAGCAATGACGGTAGATTTTTACTTTTGACAACAATTGATGGATTTATCCATGTGCTGGATTCCTTTCATGGAACCCTT CTGTGCTCGTACAACGTAAAACCAGTTTCTCCTAATTCTACCCTTGAAGCCTCATTCACTCCAGACGGAATGTTTGTCATAT CAAGTTCAGGGTATGGCGGTGTATATGCTTGGAGTATCCGCAGTGGCAAAGAG GCGGCAAGTTGGTTGAGTACTGAAAAGGAACCCCA TTTTTTTCCTGGAAGTATGACTTTTGCAACGGGTTCCTCTGAACTATCGTTTTGGGTCCCTGACTTGTCTAAATTAGGAACATATGCTAGGAGGAAATAA